From Ascaphus truei isolate aAscTru1 chromosome 17, aAscTru1.hap1, whole genome shotgun sequence, the proteins below share one genomic window:
- the LOC142467962 gene encoding cytochrome P450 2D20-like isoform X2 encodes MYPLLRVTSLTKQYGDVFSLQFCWQNIVVLNGFEVMKEVLINQSEDIADRPRFPVYEAIGFSENSKGVVLAHYGRGWKEQRRFSLSTLRNFGMGKKSLEEKVIEEAGYLCSALQSEQGRPFNPHLIVNNAVSNLICSIVFGNRFEYDDDKFHRLLHLFEEAMKAESGLFVQVVNAVPLLCHVPGLPQMLFKPHMRMLENLQETISEHQRTWDPNCTRDLIDAFLLEMEKVKEDKDSSFNKKNLLYTPFDLFTAGTETSTTTLRWALLFMLRYPDVQSKVQEEIDRVIGRDRKPTMGDMLKMPYTNAVIHETQRYGDIVPLAFPHMTYRDTEINGYFIPKGITVLTNLSSVLKDETVWEKPHQFYPEHFLDADGKFVKREAFMVFSAGRRVCPGEQLVRMQLFLFFTSLLQRFTLQIPNDQPRPREDPLYAVTMSPHPYEFCANIR; translated from the exons ATGTATCCCTTACTGCGGGTAACAAGT TTAACCAAACAGTACGGGGATGTGTTCAGCCTTCAGTTCTGTTGGCAAAATATAGTGGTGTTGAACGGGTTTGAGGTCATGAAAGAAGTTCTGATCAATCAGTCTGAGGACATAGCGGACCGGCCCCGATTTCCCGTCTATGAAGCTATTGGGTTCTCTGAGAATTCAAAAG GTGTCGTGTTGGCACATTATGGCAGAGGCTGGAAGGAGCAGAGAAGATTCTCCCTGTCTACACTGAGGAACTTCGGGATGGGAAAGAAATCGCTGGAGGAGAAAGTGATCGAGGAAGCCGGGTATCTGTGCTCTGCTCTCCAGTCTGAGCAAG GGCGTCCCTTTAACCCACATTTGATTGTAAATAACGCTGTCTCAAATTTAATTTGCTCCATCGTGTTTGGCAACCGATTTGAATATGACGATGACAAGTTCCACAGACTGCTGCATCTTTTTGAAGAGGCCATGAAAGCGGAGTCTGGTCTTTTCGTACAG GTCGTCAATGCGGTTCCTTTGTTATGTCACGTGCCTGGGCTGCCTCAGATGCTTTTTAAACCTCACATGCGTATGCTGGAGAATCTACAAGAGACTATCTCGGAGCATCAGAGAACCTGGGATCCGAACTGCACGAGGGATTTAATAGACGCCTTCCTGCTGGAGATGGAGAAG GTAAAAGAAGACAAAGACAGCAGTTTTAATAAGAAGAATCTTCTATATACACCATTTGACTTGTTTACAGCCGGCACAGAAACTTCAACCACCACGCTGAGATGGGCTCTGCTGTTTATGCTGCGGTATCCAGATGTCCAGA GTAAAGTCCAAGAGGAAATTGACCGAGTGATTGGAAGAGACAGGAAACCTACAATGGGAGATATGCTGAAAATGCCATATACCAACGCGGTGATCCATGAAACTCAGCGCTATGGCGATATTGTACCACTGGCCTTTCCGCACATGacctacagagacacagagatcaACGGCTATTTCATCCCAAAG GGCATAACTGTCCTCACCAACCTGTCCTCCGTGCTGAAGGACGAGACCGTCTGGGAGAAGCCTCATCAGTTTTACCCGGAGCATTTCCTGGACGCGGACGGGAAGTTTGTGAAACGGGAGGCGTTTATGGTGTTCTCTGCAG GTCGGCGCGTCTGTCCGGGGGAGCAATTAGTCAGAATGCAACTCTTCCTCTTCTTCACGTCCCTCCTGCAACGCTTCACGCTTCAGATCCCCAATGACCAACCTCGCCCGCGAGAAGACCCCCTGTATGCAGTAACGATGAGCCCCCATCCTTACGAATTCTGTGCCAACATTAGATAA
- the LOC142467962 gene encoding cytochrome P450 2D6-like isoform X3 encodes MALQSEPWSVLPVSLSKASLLGIIFTVCLLLLDFMKRRKTWRRFPPGPPSVPFVGNMMQVDLQNLHVSFKQLTKQYGDVFSLQFCWQNIVVLNGFEVMKEVLINQSEDIADRPRFPVYEAIGFSENSKGVVLAHYGRGWKEQRRFSLSTLRNFGMGKKSLEEKVIEEAGYLCSALQSEQGRPFNPHLIVNNAVSNLICSIVFGNRFEYDDDKFHRLLHLFEEAMKAESGLFVQVVNAVPLLCHVPGLPQMLFKPHMRMLENLQETISEHQRTWDPNCTRDLIDAFLLEMEKVKEDKDSSFNKKNLLYTPFDLFTAGTETSTTTLRWALLFMLRYPDVQSKVQEEIDRVIGRDRKPTMGDMLKMPYTNAVIHETQRYGDIVPLAFPHMTYRDTEINGYFIPKVGASVRGSN; translated from the exons ATGGCCTTGCAGTCAGAGCCCTGGTCTGTGCTCCCTGTGTCCTTATCTAAGGCCTCCCTACTGGGCATCATCTTCACCGTCTGTCTTCTGCTGCTGGACTTCATGAAGCGCAGGAAGACATGGAGACGGTTCCCACCAGGACCTCCCTCGGTGCCCTTTGTGGGGAACATGATGCAGGTTGACCTCCAAAACCTCCATGTCTCCTTTAAACAG TTAACCAAACAGTACGGGGATGTGTTCAGCCTTCAGTTCTGTTGGCAAAATATAGTGGTGTTGAACGGGTTTGAGGTCATGAAAGAAGTTCTGATCAATCAGTCTGAGGACATAGCGGACCGGCCCCGATTTCCCGTCTATGAAGCTATTGGGTTCTCTGAGAATTCAAAAG GTGTCGTGTTGGCACATTATGGCAGAGGCTGGAAGGAGCAGAGAAGATTCTCCCTGTCTACACTGAGGAACTTCGGGATGGGAAAGAAATCGCTGGAGGAGAAAGTGATCGAGGAAGCCGGGTATCTGTGCTCTGCTCTCCAGTCTGAGCAAG GGCGTCCCTTTAACCCACATTTGATTGTAAATAACGCTGTCTCAAATTTAATTTGCTCCATCGTGTTTGGCAACCGATTTGAATATGACGATGACAAGTTCCACAGACTGCTGCATCTTTTTGAAGAGGCCATGAAAGCGGAGTCTGGTCTTTTCGTACAG GTCGTCAATGCGGTTCCTTTGTTATGTCACGTGCCTGGGCTGCCTCAGATGCTTTTTAAACCTCACATGCGTATGCTGGAGAATCTACAAGAGACTATCTCGGAGCATCAGAGAACCTGGGATCCGAACTGCACGAGGGATTTAATAGACGCCTTCCTGCTGGAGATGGAGAAG GTAAAAGAAGACAAAGACAGCAGTTTTAATAAGAAGAATCTTCTATATACACCATTTGACTTGTTTACAGCCGGCACAGAAACTTCAACCACCACGCTGAGATGGGCTCTGCTGTTTATGCTGCGGTATCCAGATGTCCAGA GTAAAGTCCAAGAGGAAATTGACCGAGTGATTGGAAGAGACAGGAAACCTACAATGGGAGATATGCTGAAAATGCCATATACCAACGCGGTGATCCATGAAACTCAGCGCTATGGCGATATTGTACCACTGGCCTTTCCGCACATGacctacagagacacagagatcaACGGCTATTTCATCCCAAAG GTCGGCGCGTCTGTCCGGGGGAGCAATTAG
- the LOC142467962 gene encoding cytochrome P450 2D6-like isoform X1, which produces MALQSEPWSVLPVSLSKASLLGIIFTVCLLLLDFMKRRKTWRRFPPGPPSVPFVGNMMQVDLQNLHVSFKQLTKQYGDVFSLQFCWQNIVVLNGFEVMKEVLINQSEDIADRPRFPVYEAIGFSENSKGVVLAHYGRGWKEQRRFSLSTLRNFGMGKKSLEEKVIEEAGYLCSALQSEQGRPFNPHLIVNNAVSNLICSIVFGNRFEYDDDKFHRLLHLFEEAMKAESGLFVQVVNAVPLLCHVPGLPQMLFKPHMRMLENLQETISEHQRTWDPNCTRDLIDAFLLEMEKVKEDKDSSFNKKNLLYTPFDLFTAGTETSTTTLRWALLFMLRYPDVQSKVQEEIDRVIGRDRKPTMGDMLKMPYTNAVIHETQRYGDIVPLAFPHMTYRDTEINGYFIPKGITVLTNLSSVLKDETVWEKPHQFYPEHFLDADGKFVKREAFMVFSAGRRVCPGEQLVRMQLFLFFTSLLQRFTLQIPNDQPRPREDPLYAVTMSPHPYEFCANIR; this is translated from the exons ATGGCCTTGCAGTCAGAGCCCTGGTCTGTGCTCCCTGTGTCCTTATCTAAGGCCTCCCTACTGGGCATCATCTTCACCGTCTGTCTTCTGCTGCTGGACTTCATGAAGCGCAGGAAGACATGGAGACGGTTCCCACCAGGACCTCCCTCGGTGCCCTTTGTGGGGAACATGATGCAGGTTGACCTCCAAAACCTCCATGTCTCCTTTAAACAG TTAACCAAACAGTACGGGGATGTGTTCAGCCTTCAGTTCTGTTGGCAAAATATAGTGGTGTTGAACGGGTTTGAGGTCATGAAAGAAGTTCTGATCAATCAGTCTGAGGACATAGCGGACCGGCCCCGATTTCCCGTCTATGAAGCTATTGGGTTCTCTGAGAATTCAAAAG GTGTCGTGTTGGCACATTATGGCAGAGGCTGGAAGGAGCAGAGAAGATTCTCCCTGTCTACACTGAGGAACTTCGGGATGGGAAAGAAATCGCTGGAGGAGAAAGTGATCGAGGAAGCCGGGTATCTGTGCTCTGCTCTCCAGTCTGAGCAAG GGCGTCCCTTTAACCCACATTTGATTGTAAATAACGCTGTCTCAAATTTAATTTGCTCCATCGTGTTTGGCAACCGATTTGAATATGACGATGACAAGTTCCACAGACTGCTGCATCTTTTTGAAGAGGCCATGAAAGCGGAGTCTGGTCTTTTCGTACAG GTCGTCAATGCGGTTCCTTTGTTATGTCACGTGCCTGGGCTGCCTCAGATGCTTTTTAAACCTCACATGCGTATGCTGGAGAATCTACAAGAGACTATCTCGGAGCATCAGAGAACCTGGGATCCGAACTGCACGAGGGATTTAATAGACGCCTTCCTGCTGGAGATGGAGAAG GTAAAAGAAGACAAAGACAGCAGTTTTAATAAGAAGAATCTTCTATATACACCATTTGACTTGTTTACAGCCGGCACAGAAACTTCAACCACCACGCTGAGATGGGCTCTGCTGTTTATGCTGCGGTATCCAGATGTCCAGA GTAAAGTCCAAGAGGAAATTGACCGAGTGATTGGAAGAGACAGGAAACCTACAATGGGAGATATGCTGAAAATGCCATATACCAACGCGGTGATCCATGAAACTCAGCGCTATGGCGATATTGTACCACTGGCCTTTCCGCACATGacctacagagacacagagatcaACGGCTATTTCATCCCAAAG GGCATAACTGTCCTCACCAACCTGTCCTCCGTGCTGAAGGACGAGACCGTCTGGGAGAAGCCTCATCAGTTTTACCCGGAGCATTTCCTGGACGCGGACGGGAAGTTTGTGAAACGGGAGGCGTTTATGGTGTTCTCTGCAG GTCGGCGCGTCTGTCCGGGGGAGCAATTAGTCAGAATGCAACTCTTCCTCTTCTTCACGTCCCTCCTGCAACGCTTCACGCTTCAGATCCCCAATGACCAACCTCGCCCGCGAGAAGACCCCCTGTATGCAGTAACGATGAGCCCCCATCCTTACGAATTCTGTGCCAACATTAGATAA